A window of Hordeum vulgare subsp. vulgare chromosome 5H, MorexV3_pseudomolecules_assembly, whole genome shotgun sequence genomic DNA:
aaagatgatggatcgAAAGTACAATTGGAGACTTGTAAAACTTTTGAAGGAAATGATAGGAAAGAATAATTTATGGCATTTAGTTACGATGATGGATCCTAGTCTTCTTTGTTGTTGCATATATGGATCGCCTCGGGCCATTTTGTTTCGGTCCTCGGCACGTCTGATCGAGAAAATATGAAAACTGTTATATGCTAGCCTGTTTCTTTCTTGAATCATACTCCACTTGGCTACAGGTAATCTTGTGAATTTTATATGAGTGTAACGTTTTCTGTAATTCTTCTATAAACAAAATCAGCAGAGCATTGGGGAGTCGATATTTTATAttgaaaaaaaaaagaaggaatccGCAGGTGCGTGCTGTGAAACGATGTGGTTGACTTGGTAGGGCGCCACTTGTTCTACGTAAATCTAAATCACAGCTGCTGCTGGCCAGGCAACTTGCGAACTGCTCGTCCACTACGGCCAAAAAACAATACAGTACTAATCGTGAACAAGAACATCAGATGCAAATCcatatttttagtttttttttttacCTCAAGCCAAGAGTGGTGGTAATAATCTCATGATTTTTCCAATGTTGTTTTTAACATCATATACTCGTTCGTATGAGTTGGTTATCCTCGCGACTAGCGTGATCCATTTTATCCATGATGTTAGGCAACTACTGTACCAGATTGTGATGGTGTAATTTTTCGAGAAATTTACCATGGTGTCAGCTGGCCCAAGGAGAAGAATAATGCGCGTCCGGCCGTGACCTGCCAAGCACTACTGACGAAGATTTCATCAGGCAGCAGTGGGAGAAGAGGCCGATCTCTCTCACTGAAATGATCATGCCGTCCGTCATGGCCGGCCTCGTCTCCATctcctctctatcacacggtgtcTATATATATAGAGGGCACGGCCGGCCTCTGCAAACGCGGTCGTCCCGGCACGTTGCAGATAGAGAGAGGCAATGAGGGATCTGGAGGAGTTCCGGGGCTCGTCGGCGGGGCCGGCGCGCAAAAACGGCGGCGGCAGCGAGGGGTCGTCGACGGTGACCACGCCGTCGTGGTGGGCGGGGGACCCGGAGGCCAAGCGACGGCGGAGGGTGGCCGCCTACAAGGCCTACGCCGTGGAGGCCAGGGTCAAGGCCTCGCTCCGCCGCGGCTTCCGCTGGATCAAGGACCG
This region includes:
- the LOC123453171 gene encoding uncharacterized protein LOC123453171; the protein is MRDLEEFRGSSAGPARKNGGGSEGSSTVTTPSWWAGDPEAKRRRRVAAYKAYAVEARVKASLRRGFRWIKDRCTGIVHHRR